The nucleotide sequence GGCGACGCCGACAGGTTCAGCACGACGTTCGCCCCTGCCAGTGCAGCGCGGGTCGACGGGGGCAGCGGGACCCACATGTCCTCGCAGATCTCGACGAAGACGCTCAGGTCGGGCAGGTCGCCGGCGCGGAAGATGAGGTCGGTGCCGAACGGGATCTCGCCGTCGCCGTCGGCCCCGGGCCAGCCCGGGCGTCGCAGGGTCGACGGGGCATCGGCGCCCGAGACGAAGTGCCGCTTCTCGTAGAACTCGCGGTAGTTGGGCAGGTAGGTCTTCGGCACGACGCCGCGGATCTGCCCCTCGTGCAGCACGACGGCGCAGTTGTACAGCGACCCGCCGACCTCCAGCGGCGCCCCGACCACGATCAGCGGCGTCAACTCGACGGTGGCCTCCGCCAGCGCGACGATCGCGTCGCCGACGGCGTCGAGCAGGACGTCGGCCAGCAGCAGGTCGTCGAGGGAGTAGCCGGACAGCGACAGCTCGGGGAACAGCGCGACGGCGGCCCCGTCGTTGTGCGCGGCGGTCGCCTGCTCGACGATCCGCGCGACGTTGGCGGCCGGGTCGGCCAGCGCGACGTGGAACGTGCATGCGGCAACGCGCGCAAAACCGTGGCTGTACAGCGAGGCGAACTCCATGCCGACAGTCTTCCACGCGCCGGTGACAACCCATGACGGTCTGCGGGACACTGGGTCATGCGCGCCTCATCTTGGATCCTGTCGCTCCTGCTGGCGGTGCTGGGCATCGGGTTCCTGCACACCGTCAACGCCGCCCCCGCCGCCGCCTGTTCCTGCGCCGCGCCCGACGACGCGGACCTCGTGAAGAACGTCGACGTCATCGCATCGGTCACGCTGGGGCCGCCCGTCGCGTCGGCCGGGGAACTCACCTACTCCGCGACGGTCACGCGCGTCTGGAAGGGAGACCCTGCGGCGACGGTGACCGTCACCACCAGCGCGGACGAGGCATCCTGCGGAGTCAGCGGGCTGCCGGTGGGCACCGAGATGGTGTTGTGGGGGTTCGGCTCCTCCGACACGTACTCGACCAACCTCTGCAGCCAGCCCGCGGATGAGGCCACCGCCCTGCAGTTGGCGGCCGAGGCGTTCGGCGGGCCGTGGGAGGCATCACGCGCGCCGGCCGTCGATCCGTCCGCCGAGGCGGGCGGCTGGTCGCCGTGGCTGATCGGAGCGGTCGTCGTCGTGGCCGTCGCAGCGGTGGGCGGGCTGGTGGCGGCGGGGCTTCGGCGTCGTCGCTGATTGCCCCTGAAAACACCGGGACCCGGGTCGAAGCCCGGGTCCAGAGCCCCCATGCGGAATCGAACCGCAGACCTTCTCCTTACCATGGAGACGCTCTGCCTACTGAGCTATAGGGGCAACGAGCGATCACCCTACACGATCCGCGTCAGGTACACACTCCCGGGCGCGGCGAGGGCCCAGCCCCTTGTCAGAGGGTGATCTGCGGGAGGGATTCAGCGCCGACAGTCCCGTCGACCGCCTGGTGGTGAGGCTCTGGCCGCAGGATGGCGGGGTGCAGGCGGCTGGCACCACCGCGGAGGAACAGGGGCGCGGGGCGTCCCCGGCCGTGGACGACCTCCCCCGTCGGCTCGACGAACCCCCCGGCGTGCAGCACCTTGCGCTGGAAGTTGCGCGGGTCGATCGTCGCGCCCCAGACGGCCTCGTAGACCCGACGCAGCTCGGGCAGCGTGAACGGCTCGGTGCAGAAGGCAGTGGCGAGCGTCGTCGATTCGAGGCGCTCGCGGGCCCACTCGACGCCGTCGCGGACGATCGCCTCGTGTCCGAACGCCAGATTCCACTCAGCGATCTCGTCCACGGGAACCCATTTCGCGCGCTCGGCGAAGAACTCGTCCGGGTCGGGCAGATCGGCACCGAGCGCGACCCATGCGACGGAGACGACGTGCTCTGCCCGGGTCTCATCGGGGAGCTGGCCGTAGGCGCGGAGCTGCTCGAGGCGAACGTCCTCGGGGGCGACGTGTGCCTCCTCACGGAGCTCACGGTACGCGGCCTCCTCCAGGCTCTCCTCCGGCTGCACGAAGCCGCCGGGCAGCGAGAACCGGCCGGTGAAGCCCGGGAGGGTCACCCTGGTCAGCAGCACGTGCAGGCGGTGGTCATGCAGCGTCAGGACGACGACCTCCGCGGCCACCGCGAACCGGGTCTCAGAGCTGTTGGTCACCGCGGCAGTGTACATGTGGCGCTGACACAGCTGCGTCGAATCCGGCGGATGGACGCAACCTACCTGCGAGGCGGTCACCCGTCGGCATGACTGAGCGTCAGCCGGCCACGCAACCACAGCAGCCCACGGCGGATGCGCGACATCAACGTCCAGGCGAGCCACAGGAGCAGGGCAAGCAGGATCGCCGCGACGATCGCGGCGGGCACCGGGTAGAGCACGGCCAGCGTCGTGACGCTCAGCATGGACACGTCCCCGGCGAGGGACGCGCCGAGGTTGGAGACAGGCTCGGGCGAGGAGTTCACCGCCAGCCGCACCCCCGCCCGGCTGACATGGGTCAGCAGCGCCGTCACACCCCCGACGGCTGCCAGGGCTATGGTCAGCAGATCGCCCTGCGCCCCGGCGATCAGCGCGCCGATCAACGCCCCGGCCACCGGGCGGATCACCGTCGACGGGAGGTCCCACACGGAGTCGACGACCGGCACCTTGTCGGCCACGAACTCCACCAGCGCCAGCACACCCATCAGGATCAGGACGTCGGTCCGCTCGAACCCGGCCGGCACTGACCCGGTGCCGAGGACCCGGCCGAGCAGGCCGAGCACGAACACCGTCGCATAGGCGTTGAGGCCGGAGGCGAAGCCCGCGGCGAACGTCATCGGCAGCAGTTCCATGCAGCCAGTATTGGTCGGGCCGCCGGGCGTCACCAGGGTCGGGAGACAGGTTCAGGGGCGGCTCAGGGACCGACCCGACCCTTCCGCTGCTCGCCGTCACCCGCCGCCATCCGGTTCCCTGAGCCCTTCGAAGGGCGCTGGCCCATCCGGTTCCCTGAGCCCGTCGAAGGGCGCCGAGCGCAGCGAGGCGAAGTCCCCGGCCAGGTCCGACCCGTCGCAAGCAGACGACGCCTGGTCGGGTTGGACCCTTCGCAGACGACCCTGGGTCGGGTTGGACCCTTCGCTGCACTCAGGGCGTTTCGACAAGCTCAACGACCCCCACCCCCACTTCCCGTGCACAAGAGTGGCCAGAGCCGAAGCAAGCGGATATACGACGCGTGCTGCGGACCAAGCCACAGTTGTGCACGGGAGAGGCCCACCCGGATCCCTGAGCCCGTGGAAGGGCGCTGGCCCATCCGGTTCCCTGAGCCCGTGGGAGGGCGCTGGCCCATCCGGTTCCCTGAGCCCGTGGGAGGGCGCTGGCCCATCCGGTTCCCTGAGCCCGTCGAAGGGCGCCGAGCGCAGCGAGGCGAAATCCACGGCCCAGTCCGACCCGTCGCGAGCCGACGACACCAGGCGGGCCTGCCTCTCCGCCGAAGACTCCAAGGGTTGGACCCTTCGCTGCGCTCAGGGCGTTTCAACAAGCTCAACGACCCCCACCCCGACTTCCCGTGCAAAAAAGTGGCCAGAGCCGAAGCAAGCGGATATACGACGCGTGCTGGGGACCAGGCCACAGTTGTGCGCAAGATTGGCCCCAAGGACAGACTCAGCGCGGTCGCCAGGAACCGACGCGACTGGGCTCAGGGCCGGACCTTGACGACCAGCGACCCCGGGGCGACGGCGAAGTGCGCAGCGGTCACCTGGCCGAAGTGGTCGCCGTCGAGTTCGATCTGCTCCGGTTCGTCGAACTCGAGCGTCAGCTGTGTGGCCTGGATGTAGCTCGTGAACCGGTCCTCCCGACGCCCCGCCTTGCGTCGCAGCCGGCGGACGAGCGCGTAGTCGACGAAGACCCGCCAGCCGACGACCAGCCAGCCGACGAGCGACGCGGGCTTGGCCATCATCAGGTCGAGGCGCCCGTCATCGAGCGAGGCGTCGGGCATCAGGAACACGTTGTAGCCGATGGATCCGCAGTTCCCGACGAGCACCATCTGCGCCCTGGTGCGGCGCTGGCGCCCGCCCTCGATCCGGTACCCGACCTGCATCCGACGGTTCCGACCCACCTCGACCGCACCGGTCTGGACGTAGGCCAGCATTCCGACCCTCGCCTTGAGCTGCTCATCGGTGTTGCTCATGATCTGCGCGTCGAGCCCGACCCCGGCCATCACGGTGTAGGTCCGGAAGTCGCGGGTGCCGTCGATGCGCCGCAGCGCGACGACCGCGAGGTCGATGGGCCGGTCGACCCCGCCGAAAGCGAGTTCGACGGCGCCGACGACGTCGTCCAGTGGTAGCCCGAGGTTGCGGGCCAGCAGGTTGCCGGTGCCCTGCGGGCAGATCGCCAGCGGCACGCCCGAGTCCTTCATCCCCTCCGCGACGGCGCGCACGGTCCCGTCACCGCCGACGGCCAGCACGACGTCGGCGCCGTCCTCGACGGCCGCCCTGGCCATCCCGACGCCGGGGTCCTCGACCGTCGTCTCGTACCAGAGGCTCTGCTCCCAGCCGTGCGCCGACTCGGCGGCGGCGACGGCGGCGCGGACGGTGTCCGCGACGGGCTTGGTGGGGTTGAGCACCACCGCGAGCCTCGGCATGTCAGTCCTGCCAGACCGGGACCGGGCGCGACCCGTCGGGCCGCTCGAGCTGGTGCCACACGACGATCGACCAGGGCTGCACCGTCGCCACGTCACGCACGATCATGCCGTCGCCCTCGGGCCAGTGGTTGCTGGCCGGCTCAGCCCAGCTGGCGGTGTCGATGAGCCGACGCCACACGTTGCCCTCCTCGGCGGCCTGCACGCGGAAGTCGATGGCCTCCGATGTCATGTTGACCATCATCCAGAAGTCATCGCCCGGCGAGTTGATGTGCACCGCGACCGCCCGCTCCCCCTCCTGGGGGTAACCGTCCCCCGACGGGGTGTGGAACAGATAGCTGACATCCTCGTTGTCCGGGATCAGGTCGCCGTAGTGCTTCTGCTGGAGCGATTCGTGGCGCTGGCGCAGGTTCGCCATGAACGTCGCGAACCGGAACAGGCCGTTGACGTGGGGCTCCGTGTCGAACGTCCCCAGGTTGTCGTGGTAGATGGCGTCCTCGACGCCCGCGTCCACGTCGACCGCCTGCGGCTGATTGGTCGCGACGGCCGCGTAGTTGTTGCACATTGCGAGAGAATGCAGCGCCCACGGATTGTTGTTGCCGTTCTGCGTGCGGCCGAACTCATCACCCGCGACGACCATCGGCACGCCCCGCGACATGAACAGGATGGTCCACAGGTTCCGCAGCCGCTGCCGGCGCAGCGCCTGGTCGCCGCCCGAGTCCCACGACAGGTTGTTGTCGCTGCCGCCGTCGGAAGGGCCGAACGGGAACGGCTGGTCGTTGACCTTGTTCTGGTAGCTGACGAGGTCCGCGAGGTTGAACCCGTCGTGCGCGTCGATGAAGTTGATGGTCTTCTGCGCGCCCCCGGAGTCGTGGAAGTGGTGGTAGTCGCCGTTGACCATGTCCAGGAAGTCGGTCATGTTGCCGTCCCCCTTGGAGAACCGGCGCACGGCGTCGCGGTAGCGACCGTTCCACTCGCCCCAGCCGCGCGGGAAGTTCCCGACCTCGTAGCCCCACAGGTCCCAGGCCTCCGCGATGACCTCGATGCGACGGCGGCGCGCCATGTGCGCGATCGCCAGCAGCAGCGGGTGGTCGGTGAAGAAGCGCTTCTGGGCGGTCCAGTCGTCCGCGTCCGCGGCTGCTGGCTTGCGGCCGAGCACGGTGGCGAGGTCGAAGCGGAAACCGTCGACCCCCATGTCGACGGTCCAGTACATCAGCGAGTCCAGGACGAGGTCGACGGCGGCAGGAGACGAGTAGTTCATCTGGTTGCCGGTGCCTGTCGCACCGTCGACCAGCGTCTTCGTCGAGGTCATCTGGTAGTACTCGGCCGTCGCGAATCCACCGAGGTTCGTGAACCCCGTCACGGAGGCGTCGCCGTTCCAGTTCCCGCCCTCCGCTGTGTGGTTGTAGACGACGTCGAGGTACACCTCGAGGCCGTGGTCATGGAACGAGGAGACCATGTCCTTGAACTCGCGCGTCGGGCCGCCGAGGCTCTGGTCGAACGCGTAGCTGCGGTTGGGCGCGAAGAAGTCCAGCGTCATGTAGCCCCAGGCGTTGCTCTTGTCCGTCTCGCGGCCGGACTCCGACGCGTTGGTCTCGTGGATGGGCAGCAGCTCGATGGTCGTGAAGCCCAGCGCCTTGAGGTACGGGGCCATCATGCCCGCGCCCTTGTACGTGCCGAGGAACTGCTCGGGGATGTCGACGACGTCCCCGAACGCGGGCTCCCTCGCCAGGAGCTCCCCGAGCCTGGCGGCGGACGGGTGGGCGGTGAGCTGCTCGACGGACGTCTCGTAGATGGCCGCCCGCTCGCCCGGGATGTGAGGCCGCGGCGACACGGTGGCCGTCCCGGCGATGACGACGCCCTTCGGCACGTACGGGCCGGTGTCGATCAGGCGGCGTGGCACGCCGTCGACGTCGTCGTCACCGGTGCCGAACACGCCGTCGTCGACGCCGAGGTCCAGCAGCGCGTCGCTGTAGACGTTGTGGGTGACCTCGCGCGCGTAGGGGTCGAAAAGCGCCTTGTTCGGGTTGAAGCGGTTGCCCGCCTCGTCGAAGTCGGCCTCGAAGCCGAGGTCGGAGCCGGGCTCCCATCCGTCGACGTAGGGCCAGTTCGGCCCCCACACCCGGTAGGCGTAGAGGGCGTTGAGCTGGAGGCCCTGGACCTTGCCTCGCCAGATACCGTCGTCGCCCTTGGCCAGCAGGAACGTGTTGGACGCGCCGGCACCCATCGCCTCGGGGTAGATCTCCAGCTGGACGCGGGTCGCTGCGGGAGCGTAGACCGCGAAGGTGATCCCCTCGGCGGACGGGTGCGCGCCGAGGGGCCACTCGGCCCTCGGCCAGGACTTCTCGTCGAGCGCGATGACATAGCTCATGCCTCGGATTCTGTCATGGCGCGACAAGCGGGGCCCGCATCGTGGCCGGTCGGCATCCCGGGCGGCGCGGCGACGGGACCGCGCGCTCCCCTGTCTGGGAGAATCCACCGCAGACCACCTAGTAGGAGCACACAGTGACCACCGAATCGCCCGCCGGACTGCCCGGCAACGCCGCCGGCGCGCCACTCATCGAGCTGGCCGGCATCGAGATCATCCCCGAGTCTGAGCGGCACGCGAAGCCGCGCGACCTGTTCTGGCCCTGGTTCGCAGCCAACGTGAGCGTGTTCGGCATGAGCTACGGCGCCTGGATCCTGGGCTTCGGCATCTCGTTCTGGCAGGCCGCCGTGGTCTCCGTGATCGGCATCGTCATCTCATTCTTCCTCTGCGGCGTCATCGCGATCGCGGGCAAGCGCGGCTCGGCGCCGACGATGGTGCTGTCGCGCGCAGCGTTCGGCGTGCGGGGGCAGAAGGTGCCGGGCATCGTCAGCTGGCTGACGTCGATCGGCTGGGAGACCTACCTCGCGATCCTCGCCGTGCTGGCCACCTCCAGCATCATCGCCCGCCTCGGCGGCGACGGCGGGACCGCGGTGAAGCTGGTGGCGACGATCGTCGTCGCGGCGCTGATCGTCGGCGCCTCCGTGCTGGGCTACCACACGATCATGAAGCTGCAGTCGATCCTGACCTGGCTCACGGGCTTCATCACCATCCTCTACGTCGTGCTGACGTTCGGCCACATCGACTGGGCCGCCGTCTCCGCCATCCCCGCCGGCAGCCTCGGCGCCGTCATCGGCGCGCTCGTGATGGTCATGACGGGCTTCGGTCTCGGCTGGATCAACATCGCCGCCGACTGGACCCGCTACCAGAAGCGCACCGCATCCGACGGCTCCATCATCTTCTGGAACACCTTCGGCGCCTCCGTCGCCCCGATCCCGCTCGTCATCGTCGGCCTGCTGCTCGCCGGCTCCGACCCGGCACTGAGCGAGGCCATCAACTCCGACCCGCTGGGCGCGCTGGCCTCCATCCTGCCCATCTGGGTGCTCGTCCCGTTCCTGCTGACAGCCGTCCTCGCCCTCGTGTCCGGCGCGGTGCTCGGCATCTACTCCTCCGGCCTGACGCTGCTGAGCCTCGGCATCAAGGTGCCCCGCCCGGTCGCCGCGGGCATCGACGGCACGATCCTGACGCTGGGCACGATCTACGTCGTCTTCTTCGCCGCGAACTTCATCGACCCGTTCCAGAGCTTCCTCATCACGCTCGGCGTGCCGCTGGCGTCGTGGGCAGGCATCCTCATCGCCGACATCCTGCGTCGCCGCAGGAACTACGACGAGGCCGCGCTGTTCGACCCGAAGGGCATCTACGGCGCATGGGACTGGACCTCCATCGGCACGATGGTCGCCGCGTCGCTGATCGGCTGGGGCTTCGTCGTCAACAACTTCGCAGAGTCCGCGTCGTGGAACAACTGGCAGGGCTACCTGCTGCCGCTGATCGGCGGCAAGGAGGGCGACTGGGCCTACGCCAACCTGGGCGTGTTCTTCGCGCTGGTGCTGAGCTTCGTGGTCACGTACTTCGCCCGCGCGGCGAAGATCCGGGCGCAGGAAGCGGCCTGATCCGGTGCTGAGGCGCGCGGTCGTCTGGGACCTAGGAGGGACGCTCGTCGACACCTACCCGGCCCTCGACCGCGCGTTCGCGGCCGTGGTCGCGGCGCACGCGGAGACGGTCGGCGAGGCGGAGGTCGCGCGGCTGACAAGGCGCTCCACCTCCGAGGCCGTCACGGCGCTGGCCGGTCGGTTCGGGATCCCGGCGGCGGAGTTCGAGGCGGCGAACGCGGCGCTCAAGCATCGCTGGGAGGAGCACCCCGCGCCGGCGATGCCGGGTGCGCGGGAGCTGCTGCGCGACCTGGCCGTCGCCGGCGTGCTGAACCTGGTGGTCACGCACCGCGACCGGACCTCGGCGATGTCGCTGATCGGCGGCCTCGGGCTCGCCGTCGACGACCTGCTCTCCACCTCCGACGGGTTCCCGCGCAAGCCCGACCCGTCGATGCACCTCGCCCTGTTGAAGCGGCACCGGCTGCCGGCCCGCTCGTGTCTGAGCGTCGGCGACCGGCCCATCGACGCCGTGGCGGCCCGCCGGGCGGGCATGGCCTCGGCGACCCTCGAGTCCCCCGACGCCCCTGTCGACGACGAGGCGGACTACAGCGTCGCCTCGCTCGACGAGCTCCGGCCGATCCTCGGGCTCTGATCGCCGCCGGTCAGCCGGCAGCGCCGGCGGCCGCCTTCTGATCGGCGGGGCGGGACGGTCGCGGGGCCCGCTGAGCCGGGGTCCAGTCAGAGGCCCGCGAAGAGGTCACTGGCCGGGGCGTCGGAGACCGGGAACGGGCGGCCGGCGGCCAGCAGGTAAGCCTCGCCGGAGCCTGGCAGCTCCTGCATGATCCGGTAGAACTGCCAGAAGTCGTCCTCGGTGTTGACCTGGCTGCGGTGCGACGCCAGCGCGGCCCGGCAGACCTCCAGCCAGGGGGCGGTCTCGACGATGGCAACGATCCGCTCCGGGTCGGGGCCGACGTCTCCGGGATCCACCTCACGTTCGGGCCACAGCTCGAGGCCGCGTTCGCGGGCGACCGCGTAAGCCTCGGCCCAGCGAGCGGTGTTGTGCGTGTTCCACAGGACGCGCTCGACCTGCCACGGTTCGCCCAGGTCCGGTCGGTGGGCCGGCGCGCTGGCGAGCATGCAGGCGTACATCGCGACGCGGTGGGCCATCACGTGGTCGGGGTGGCCGTAGTTGCCGAACGGGTCGTACGTGCTGACCACCTGCGGGCGGCGCGAGCGGATGACCTCGACGAGGTGGTCGGCCGCCTCGAGCAGGTCCGCGTCCCAGAAGGCGTTGGGCTGGCGCTCGGGTGGCGCGACGACACGGCCGCTCTCGTCGTGTGTCATGCCCGAGTCGTGGTAGCGGCCGGCCCCGCCGAGGTAGACGTGGTCGGTGACGCCGATCTCCGCCAGGGCCGTGCGGATCTCCTCCTGGCGGTGGGCGCCGAGCTCGGCGGGCGAGAAGTGCGTCCACTCGGGCACGAGGATCTCGCCGAGTTCACCGAGCGTGCAGGTCACGAGGGTGACCTGGGCCCCCTCGGCGACATAGCGGGCCATGGTCGCTGACGACTGGCTGGACTCGTCGTCGGGGTGCGCGTGGACGAGGAGGAGGCGGCGGTCGGGTGCTGTCACGGTGTTCATCGTCCCAGCAGGGTCGCGAATTCGACGAACCCGTCGTCGGCCGGGCGCGGGGCGGTGTGGGCGAGGGCGTCGGCCAGCTCGTCGGCGCCGGTGGCGACGCGACGGCTCAGGGACGCGGCGCCGGGGCCGCCGAAGTCGGCCGTGGCGGCGAAGACCGCGGTGCGCACGGGGAGCGCACCGAGGTAGCTGAGCAGCGGTCGCATCGCGAACTCCAGCATGAGCGAGTGGCGCTCCGTGCCGCCGGTCGCGGCCATCAGGACGGGCTTGCCGCGCAGGGTGTCGGGCTCGAGGATGTCGAAGAAGCTCTTCACGAGACCGCTGATCGACGCGGAGAACGTCGGGGAGACGACGACCAGAGCGTCGGCGGAGGCGACGGCCTCGACGACGGAGGCCAGTTCCCCCGTCGGGAATCCGGTGAGCATGGCGTCGACGATGGGATGCCCAAGTTCGCGGAGTTCGACGACCCGGCTCTCGAGATCCTCGCCGCGCAGGGCGAGTGCATCGGTCAGGTGGACCACGATGTCGTCGCCCAGCACCCGGGTGCTCGAGGGCGATCCGAGTCCGCCGGAGATCACGACGATGCTGGCCATGGTTGACTCCTCACTGTGGCTTGACTTCAATACTGTACAACATAATTGACTGTTCAATCATTCCGTCGGAGCGGCCTCGCTTCGGCACACTTCGAACGCCCCGTCTCGCCATCCCCGCACCAGCGTCGCCGCCCGTCTCGCGACACGCCCCGACACGCCTCGAGGCGCGCGCGCCGGGCGCCATCCACCGTCGAAAATCGATCAGTGCCCGATTCTCCCCGGTCCTGCGACGAGAATCGTTCAACGCCCGCCACCCCTCACGCTGACGAAAAGCGGGCAGCGGTCGATTCTCCCCGGTCCGGCGACCAGAATCGACCGATGCCCGCTTTTCGTCAGCGGCGCGGGACACCGCGCGCCGACTCCACGCGCGACGCCGCGCCACCCAAACGACCCCAGCCGGACGTCCGCAGAGCCGAGGCGGGCCGACCCGCCCTGCGGCTCGCGCGACATCGGGAGGTCGGCGCCCGACGGTCAGAGGTGATTCGCGTCCTCCGCACGGGTGCCGGTCCACTTGTCGACGGAGGGCTCGGTTTGCTCGCCCGCCGCCTTGGGGCCGCCGGCGGCCGCGACCCGGGCCGCGTGCGTCGGGCCGTCCGGCACGTGCGCGGGGCGGAGAGCGTCGAACTCCCTGCGCAGCACCGGCACGACCTCCTCGCCGAGCAGGTCGAGTTGCTCGAGGACGGTCTTGAGCGGCAGTCCGGCGTGGTCCATCAGGAATAACTGGCGCTGGTAGTCGCCTGCGTAATCGCGGAACCCAAGGACGCGCTCGATGACCTGCTCGGGCGACCCGACGGTCAGCGGGGTCTCCTTCGCGAACTCCTCCAGCGTCGGGCCGCCGCCGTAGACGGGGGCGTGGTCGAAGTAGGGGCGGAACTCGCGGACGGCGTCCTGCGAGTTCCTCCGCATGAACACCTGCCCGCCGAGGCCGACGATCGCCTGGTCGGCGGAGCCG is from Tessaracoccus palaemonis and encodes:
- a CDS encoding purine-cytosine permease family protein, whose protein sequence is MTTESPAGLPGNAAGAPLIELAGIEIIPESERHAKPRDLFWPWFAANVSVFGMSYGAWILGFGISFWQAAVVSVIGIVISFFLCGVIAIAGKRGSAPTMVLSRAAFGVRGQKVPGIVSWLTSIGWETYLAILAVLATSSIIARLGGDGGTAVKLVATIVVAALIVGASVLGYHTIMKLQSILTWLTGFITILYVVLTFGHIDWAAVSAIPAGSLGAVIGALVMVMTGFGLGWINIAADWTRYQKRTASDGSIIFWNTFGASVAPIPLVIVGLLLAGSDPALSEAINSDPLGALASILPIWVLVPFLLTAVLALVSGAVLGIYSSGLTLLSLGIKVPRPVAAGIDGTILTLGTIYVVFFAANFIDPFQSFLITLGVPLASWAGILIADILRRRRNYDEAALFDPKGIYGAWDWTSIGTMVAASLIGWGFVVNNFAESASWNNWQGYLLPLIGGKEGDWAYANLGVFFALVLSFVVTYFARAAKIRAQEAA
- a CDS encoding NUDIX hydrolase, with the translated sequence MTNSSETRFAVAAEVVVLTLHDHRLHVLLTRVTLPGFTGRFSLPGGFVQPEESLEEAAYRELREEAHVAPEDVRLEQLRAYGQLPDETRAEHVVSVAWVALGADLPDPDEFFAERAKWVPVDEIAEWNLAFGHEAIVRDGVEWARERLESTTLATAFCTEPFTLPELRRVYEAVWGATIDPRNFQRKVLHAGGFVEPTGEVVHGRGRPAPLFLRGGASRLHPAILRPEPHHQAVDGTVGAESLPQITL
- the mshB gene encoding N-acetyl-1-D-myo-inositol-2-amino-2-deoxy-alpha-D-glucopyranoside deacetylase — encoded protein: MTAPDRRLLLVHAHPDDESSQSSATMARYVAEGAQVTLVTCTLGELGEILVPEWTHFSPAELGAHRQEEIRTALAEIGVTDHVYLGGAGRYHDSGMTHDESGRVVAPPERQPNAFWDADLLEAADHLVEVIRSRRPQVVSTYDPFGNYGHPDHVMAHRVAMYACMLASAPAHRPDLGEPWQVERVLWNTHNTARWAEAYAVARERGLELWPEREVDPGDVGPDPERIVAIVETAPWLEVCRAALASHRSQVNTEDDFWQFYRIMQELPGSGEAYLLAAGRPFPVSDAPASDLFAGL
- a CDS encoding alpha-amylase family glycosyl hydrolase, which gives rise to MSYVIALDEKSWPRAEWPLGAHPSAEGITFAVYAPAATRVQLEIYPEAMGAGASNTFLLAKGDDGIWRGKVQGLQLNALYAYRVWGPNWPYVDGWEPGSDLGFEADFDEAGNRFNPNKALFDPYAREVTHNVYSDALLDLGVDDGVFGTGDDDVDGVPRRLIDTGPYVPKGVVIAGTATVSPRPHIPGERAAIYETSVEQLTAHPSAARLGELLAREPAFGDVVDIPEQFLGTYKGAGMMAPYLKALGFTTIELLPIHETNASESGRETDKSNAWGYMTLDFFAPNRSYAFDQSLGGPTREFKDMVSSFHDHGLEVYLDVVYNHTAEGGNWNGDASVTGFTNLGGFATAEYYQMTSTKTLVDGATGTGNQMNYSSPAAVDLVLDSLMYWTVDMGVDGFRFDLATVLGRKPAAADADDWTAQKRFFTDHPLLLAIAHMARRRRIEVIAEAWDLWGYEVGNFPRGWGEWNGRYRDAVRRFSKGDGNMTDFLDMVNGDYHHFHDSGGAQKTINFIDAHDGFNLADLVSYQNKVNDQPFPFGPSDGGSDNNLSWDSGGDQALRRQRLRNLWTILFMSRGVPMVVAGDEFGRTQNGNNNPWALHSLAMCNNYAAVATNQPQAVDVDAGVEDAIYHDNLGTFDTEPHVNGLFRFATFMANLRQRHESLQQKHYGDLIPDNEDVSYLFHTPSGDGYPQEGERAVAVHINSPGDDFWMMVNMTSEAIDFRVQAAEEGNVWRRLIDTASWAEPASNHWPEGDGMIVRDVATVQPWSIVVWHQLERPDGSRPVPVWQD
- a CDS encoding diacylglycerol/lipid kinase family protein; the protein is MPRLAVVLNPTKPVADTVRAAVAAAESAHGWEQSLWYETTVEDPGVGMARAAVEDGADVVLAVGGDGTVRAVAEGMKDSGVPLAICPQGTGNLLARNLGLPLDDVVGAVELAFGGVDRPIDLAVVALRRIDGTRDFRTYTVMAGVGLDAQIMSNTDEQLKARVGMLAYVQTGAVEVGRNRRMQVGYRIEGGRQRRTRAQMVLVGNCGSIGYNVFLMPDASLDDGRLDLMMAKPASLVGWLVVGWRVFVDYALVRRLRRKAGRREDRFTSYIQATQLTLEFDEPEQIELDGDHFGQVTAAHFAVAPGSLVVKVRP
- a CDS encoding CE1759 family FMN reductase — its product is MASIVVISGGLGSPSSTRVLGDDIVVHLTDALALRGEDLESRVVELRELGHPIVDAMLTGFPTGELASVVEAVASADALVVVSPTFSASISGLVKSFFDILEPDTLRGKPVLMAATGGTERHSLMLEFAMRPLLSYLGALPVRTAVFAATADFGGPGAASLSRRVATGADELADALAHTAPRPADDGFVEFATLLGR
- a CDS encoding HAD-IA family hydrolase yields the protein MLRRAVVWDLGGTLVDTYPALDRAFAAVVAAHAETVGEAEVARLTRRSTSEAVTALAGRFGIPAAEFEAANAALKHRWEEHPAPAMPGARELLRDLAVAGVLNLVVTHRDRTSAMSLIGGLGLAVDDLLSTSDGFPRKPDPSMHLALLKRHRLPARSCLSVGDRPIDAVAARRAGMASATLESPDAPVDDEADYSVASLDELRPILGL
- a CDS encoding DUF4126 domain-containing protein; protein product: MELLPMTFAAGFASGLNAYATVFVLGLLGRVLGTGSVPAGFERTDVLILMGVLALVEFVADKVPVVDSVWDLPSTVIRPVAGALIGALIAGAQGDLLTIALAAVGGVTALLTHVSRAGVRLAVNSSPEPVSNLGASLAGDVSMLSVTTLAVLYPVPAAIVAAILLALLLWLAWTLMSRIRRGLLWLRGRLTLSHADG